A stretch of DNA from Perca flavescens isolate YP-PL-M2 chromosome 11, PFLA_1.0, whole genome shotgun sequence:
tttcCTTGTTCATATGATTCTGATTATGCTTATGTTCATTTTAGATTGCCTTTAGTGTCTTTTGAAGACTACAGGCTACACTGGATAATATGGGActcatttgtaaaataaataaataaataaaacaattcttATCTAATGTTGACCTGAATTTGTGTGCAGTGTTGGCGTCCTCCGATTAGTGGATTTTTTACAGTGAGAGCCTGTAGCCTATGTATATGTTTGGTGCTGTTTGTCTACATGTACTTTGCCTGATAAAGGTCTGAGGACTGAAAGTGAGTACAAGACAGTGTGCAGGattctttgtttccttttttaagtCAAGAGTTTTTCAtcctgtggccgggttggctcagttggtagagcaggtgcacatttacatagaggtttatgcctcctgcatgtcttccccccctcactcccctttctcacctagctgtcctgtccagcaaaggcagaaaagccccaaaaatctaaatctaaaataaaaaaaataaaaagagtttTTGACGCACCTGCCACTAAAACTTTATGGTGTGCAAGAACTGTTTTAAAATTGCGAGCAGAAGGTATAAAGTGCCAGAAGATCAATATAATACATttgtaatacaaataataattgCTGAACGCATGACATGCTATAACTTTACACAAACGTTTGAAAACGTAGCAAAATCCAGCGTGCAAATTATCACACACTTACTTGTTAGTGGAATTCAATCGTCTCTGTTTCAAAAGCAAAAGCAGAATGATTAAAATTATTGAATCATTCTGAAATGACATAGAATTAAAAAGCTTTATTTAAAGTGACTATGAATAATGTGTGTACCTTGGAAGATGAACGCGCCGCACTGCTGGATGAGTTGGAGTCACTGCTGTACACGGATGGTTGTCCGGCAGCTGTAGAACCACCTGtcaagaagaaaaacatttcatttactgTAATACTAAGAAAACAACAACTTAAAACACACTATGAGCTGGACTCACCGCTGGTGTTCCTCCTATGAGATGCAGGAGCATGTTTGTCACAATATAACCTAAAAACACACATGCCTGGTTGTTATATGATCAAATTTTGATGTTAAGGGCAGATTTGAAACGTATAAATGTTTAGCTTTAGGCTTACAAAGAAAGATGTTTGGAAAATGTGAACATACTTACATaacaacgctagaatatgaactTTCCAAGCTGATATTTCCTTCTACCTTCTTACAGGCAAGGCAATATTTCTGAAATTGAAAATGCTAGTTTGTTACCTGCTGAACAAAGTTTGTGGCCAGATAAAACATTTCCGTCTTTGTTTTAGATACCATTTATTTCTAGAAATTAATACAGAAGTGTAAAGAAAAATGGTTCTATATTGAGAAATACTAAAATCATAACATCATTAACACAGCCAGCCACTGAGGTTTATTTTGAGTCCCATATACACGATTCTGCTGCCGTAAAGACTCACTAGGGCACAAAACGTGTATTAATCCGCCCCTGAAAATAGACCCCAACATATGCACTATGTCCTCCTGCTTGAGTAAAGTTTGCTGAGAACTACAGAGCCCAACTGTTTTAGGGAATTACTGAGCCTTTGATTTTGAAAGATTTGACATTTCAAGAGATTTGTCATAAATCTATGTAGTAGATAGTTCCATCAATCTAACCTTAGATGATCCGGCTTCACTGGAACTTTTGGAAGTTCTGGACTTTGTGGAGGAAGAGGGACTTCCGTTTATGGAGCCATTGTTTTCTAGAAATGATAAAGAAAAATTCAACAAATAATATATCTTAAACTGAAAAAAGTTGTTAACAAGAAGAAGGGCGAAAATTCCCACCTACCTTGTGTTTGTGGACAGTGATTGAGGCAGTACAGCCTGTAGCATGAAAACACATAGTTTTACAATCAATATATAATTTCGCCATACTGCAGTACAGGATGATTTAGAATACAAGACAATTTTCTAGACAGGTATAGAGTTATGTTGGACTAACCCATATTCCCCCCGGTCTGCATCCTCAACAATCTCCGCATGATCTTTAACAGCACACGGGTAGTGGTAGGACTTCTTGCAGCGTCGGACTTCACACCCAGCAGTGGCACCCTTTAACTTACATAAGCTACATATCTAATGCAAACAAATGAGTAACACAACTAAAATAGCTTCCAGCACACAATTATTGTATTAGGCCTATGCATATGTAAAATATGATAAATATCAATAATATTTACCAGTTTGCTTCCTCGTTTCACCTCACTCAGCACATCCTCCACAGAGAATCCAAAAAGATCGTCAAACTGTGGGGAATTCCGGCAATAAAGACCTGAGGAAAATAactggaaaaacacacacacacacacacacacacacacacacacacacacacacacacacacacacacacacaaatagaaacAACATGAGTGAGGAGTTGGGACAATAACACTGTTATTCAAGAAAAACCTGTGTGTTTCACTGTAGGAGAAGGAATGAACATCAGTTGTAAACAAAGGCTTTATTGGATATATAGATACAGTAAAAGTCAACAAAGCTGTGAAATATCATTAAGACATGAAATCTCAAGCTGTAGTAATATTGACCGATTAAAGAGCAGTGCCAATTACAGTATTGGCTGATATTTGATATACCAGTATTATATGTCAGCTGATATGTAACAAGAAACCACAGTCTGGCCTATAAAAATGCACATCACAAGTTCCCAGGGGGACGACcagcagtccaaaacccaaacatattcagtttactattaTAGTAGACAAcctgaaaatatatatacatttgaGAAGCAAAAACCTTAGACCTGGGTATTTTTGCTTAAGCAATTCCTTACAAATGTTATTCAATTATCAGAATAGTTTAATGATTAATTTTCTGACAACTGACTCATCGATTAATCTACTACCTTAATTGTGGATCTCTGGTCACCATTAAATTGCTTGTCCCTCACAGAGCACTGACAAGTTTATTTGGGGGATTGTGTCCCAAAATAAACttgtgtctaactgcgtgtcaatcactgctcatgcacatgcattcataaTCCCttatggggggaggggcttaggagaccgttttgggctttagcagaaaagagggagggactgagaagttgttgatgttcaaatttttgggctaaatcctggatcttcacaatcctacctacctacagcacctttaatatgcAGCTAATGGCCCATTTCAGTGTAAAATTATCTAATCTGAGCAGTTTAATAGTTTAGTTTAGTGTATAACATGCATATTTCTTAAACTTATCATAGGTTTTGTTTGTACAATCTTAATCTGTAAAGTCACTACAGCTgtcaaatgtagtggagtaaaattaTTATATTTCCCTTggaaatgtagtagagtaaaagTAGGAACTTGTGTTATACcctttataccatggtctgggtaaatactcaattctgattggctgcagatCACCACAAATCACAACATCCTTACAAAAAGGCACATTACATATCGTATTGAAGTGGATGACTTGACTCAAATCTCTACTCACCTGTGTGAGTACGACAGACCTCTGTCTTGTAACTTATTTGCTAAAAAACTCAGATTCTTATGAATGCAAAATATGCCCTTCATCTTAGACATCATTACCAAATCCTTTATCCTTTATCAACCCGGTATGAACGAAGGAGCTCCACACTGTGTATGAAGTTTCTATTGCAGCTTCTGTTCTCTTACCTGTCTCCATGTCCACCTTTTAGCTAGCTCAACAACGATATCGTTCACTTTCTGCCTGTGTCTTCAAGGGTCTTCAACCCGGTGCTTGCTCATTTTAGCtcactagctaacgttactcatTAGAAGTCAATACAAAAAATCAAAAGAGATACTCGCTAATATTTACCAAACAGTTCTGATGAGCCGTGACTTCATCATTAGTCGATAACGGTCCGGTTATCTCCGTCTCTTCAGACCGTTGACAAAGCACACAGCAAACTTTGTCACCGTCGCCCATTTCTTCCTGTTAACGGAAAGATGAACTCCTTTTGGtctaaaataaagtgtttaataGCAGTCCATCTAGCTACACACGTCCACCTTCATTCAGAGCTGTTAcagtcatagacagtatatacagtatgatcGTAAACAACTTCCTTCTTTGCGTTTATTTCACCGCACTTTGTATTGGTTCGCGGTTGCCAGGTTGAATACTGCGAAATATCCCCCGCAGACCTCCCAAAATCCCACAGGTTCATTTATTCTCTTGAGAACGAAGCTATTTGTGTGAATTTTACACAACTGTATTATGTTATATGAAAGCAGATGattaaaatccttttttttaatccaacgtcaatattattatctttttaattttaaaatgttttacatacACTTGTTCCTTTGCTGTGTATGGCTTTACAGACACATTTTCTGGTCACTAGAGCTCCAAAACTCATAATTCACAGTTACTATGATTAATATGCCTATGTCggaaaatgaaaataacaaaagattACAGTAGGTTTTTTTCCCAACTGCAACGTTGAGATTTCGGATTTAAGCATACATGGTGGGTTTTGAAACACTTGGCAACCCAGTTGAACAGTTTCACTTTCATTTCTGGTCCCAAACAAGTAATCTTCCCTCAAGCTATCTGAGGCCTTTTTATGTGTGCTATCTACACCCACGAATGTTTTCTAAAAAAGTGACTTTAGCTATAGAAAAATGGATCGGTATTACGCTATAAAGGGCGATAATGAAAAAAGATCAGTGGTgtaagtattcagatcctttacttgagtGAAAGTAATTATACCACACTTTAAAAATACTACGTTACAACTAAAAGTCCGGCATTAAATATgctatttaagtaaaagtataagtaTAAACAGGAAAATTTTCTTATTAGAAAAGTAAGTACTTAATGGAGAAAAACGGCCCCTGTGACTTACATAATACTATAAATTATTATAGaattagattattattacttATGTATTCATATAAAAGCAGAATTGTAGTTGGTTGAGGTGGAAGTCATGTTTAACTATTTTGTACAGGATTGCAACTAATgactattttcattattgattaatctgattatttttgattgatttgtaaAAATTCAAAAATAGTGAGAAACGCCCATCACAATCACCCAGAGCCAAACATGACATcttcattgcatttttttttcttccacctAGCAGTACAAACCGCAATATtattaaaaatgcattaaaataattgaaaagaaatgcagcaaatccttacatttgagaagctggaaaatgtttggcatatttgcattaaaaatgacttaaacaaagaccaaaatagttgccaaataattttctgtcaatccagtaattgattaatcaaataatcgtttcagctctacTTTGTCTACTCTATACTGTTACTGTACggttagtttaatttataacaaaACTTATTTATTAAGCTCTTCAGatgttttatttgaaaaatCCTAATTTGTAAAGGAACTAGaaactaaagtaaaaaaaaattaattagtttttaattagtaaaaggtacaatattttcctctgaaatatagtggagtaaaagccTGAAGTgggatgaaaaagaaaagactcaaataAAATACAAGTATCTAAAATCTGTACTTATTTACAGTACTCATAAGTGTACCTCGTAGTGTCAATCAGGTATCAAGCCTTCATCTATAAACGAGACCAAAGAAGAGACAGTGACTGAATTATCAACAAGtcatttatgtaaaaaaaaaaattagacagGTCACAAAGTAGTGACGTCACCATACTTAATGTACAATATAGCATCTCAAATAAACATTTCATGACAGACGGATATTAATAAACAATATCTACATTCAGAACATGATCCCTCCACGCATAATAAGTTAGCGCTATACAGTCAtctctgattatttacatggagaaACATTTTTAACCATAGCATACATGAAAACTCACAGAGTTAGACCATGAGGCCCTTAGACCAAAAGCTTATACACAAAGTCTGGGCAGCTGGTGGCAGAACAGGTTTCAAAAGACAACAGAGAGACAAATGACAAAGACAGGAACAGAGTAAAAACCCAGTAAGAAAAGAAGActaaatatatgtgtatgtgggcTTTTTCGTTTCTTACAAATAAATTAACACATGTAAAGGGAAAAGCAGAGGACAGGGGGTGATTAGACTCTCAGAAAACATTAATTCAAGCTAAACAAGCTGTATGCATgtatctctctccctgtgttttATTTACAGTGACAAACTCCTACCTGGTTGAACACAAAGACAACGGTCATCCACATATAATCCCCAATCTTTCTCCACTTTTCATGTGAACACAAATAGATGCATTTACTGAGATCAGTCCCGCTGGCCTATTCATACATCTATTATATTATAAACACAGGGATCCTCTGttcttcattaaaaaaaaaatatacagacGTGTATGACTAGAGGAAGATCACTTTACTATACTGTGTCTGTGATGTATTTATCTATCCAGTATTCTGTATCTTCACTGCACAATTGTACCACAATAAAGTCTATCACATGTGCACATAACAGATAATTGGTGCATGTgcacgatttaaaaaaaaaattgaaaaaatacaGCTTTCCCTGGAAACCTGACAAAATTCTTTAAAAGTACAGATGTTGGCAATACAGCACGGATAGCCACATGATGCTAGCATTCGCGAGGGCAGTTTGGTGATGGCGGAAGTGATGAGGAGTTCAGGGTTTAATGTCAGAGAAGCTTGTGTAGGTCTCACTGCAGCTGGACGATGTGCTGAGGTTTCCAGAGCCACTGCATTCtggtagaaacacacacacatcagttgAGGATTCATGTCAGGTGTAGTATTCTTGCTTAACAACTATCTGCTCAAGGTTCTTTATTCGTCATGTGCACAACAATAACAGGCGATGAAAATCTTAGGCCATAGCCACTGCTAACAATGCTCATTAAATAACCAACAAAACacataataaaatcaaaatctcaatctaagacaaaagaaaaaagtaaaatagtgCAAGTTAAGATAGGCttaaatataacaaatataatATGAAGTagtataattatataataaacaATTTTGTGTAGACAGTATTGCAATGAATAAGACTGAATGTAACAAAGAACGTAGTAATGAATATATGCATaattatatgatatatatatatatatacacacacacacacacacacacacacacacacacacacacacacacacacacacacacatacacacacacagaggtatcACAGAGAGGTATAacatgtgtgttcatgtgtcacacactttatttgggATTGTTTGTTTGAATACCTGAGCTGGTGAGGGACTGGCACGACTTGGACTTTCCAATGAGCGTGATAAGATTAGCAGCTGCGATCCAGCCCTCCTTAGAGCTGCTCAGGTTACGTACAAACCTggatcacacacacgcacacacccacacccacacacacgcacacacgcacacacacacacacacacgcacacacacacacaaagtactgTTTTAGCAGTTCTACtgtaatctattttttttatttctcgtAGGCAGCAGGAAGGCTGAATTCTCACCACTGTCCGTCATCCCCCTCCTTGACCAGCTGCACCATGTCTCCGCTCTTCACTGAGAGCTCTTGAGCCCCCTTCTCATAGTCAGCCATCACTGTATATTTTCCGGCACACTGTTCAAAGTCCAGATAAGGAAACAGAAAAGGATACATACTCAAATTTGAAAATTAGGTCAAGTTAAGTCAAATTTATCGAGAATTACATTAACATGTATGATAGTTCTGTGCTATGAAAGGACAAACCAATCAGATTTTGTCTGCACAATGTGATGAATACAAGTGCAGGCAGGTTGACACCTGTCTGTAAGACAAAATGACTCACCAGCTTCTTGCCGTTGTCGTCCTCTGGGTCAGAGTTAAGAGGATCCTCAGCACTGGAATAGCCGTCATGCTCCTCTGAGGCATCCAGCGACAGGGAGGCCTTGTTCCAGCCTgaggacggacggacggacacacacacacacacacacacacacacacacacacacacacacacacacaggtgtttaGTTTACAGCTACATTCATCTTCAGCTGCTATCAAACATGTGTGACCTGCAGTGAGATATCTACAAAGAGTGAAAAAGTGAGAGGAAGAACCACAAAAAGCTCTTTTGAACAGAGAAGGAAGCACAGCTAATCCCATGAATCCCAGCATGACACAATCAGTTCCACAACTATTACCAAAAAACTTTGAGACTTGGGAGACAGGCATGCacctttatattttaaaatctcTGACTCAAACAGAAAAAGTGTCAGGCAGAAATTCTTCCATATCAGTGTTTATTTCTATGATTTTTTAATTAAGCCTGAAAGCAGTGTGGCGATGTGTGACAGCAaag
This window harbors:
- the phf11 gene encoding uncharacterized protein phf11 isoform X2, translating into MGDGDKVCCVLCQRSEETEITGPLSTNDEVTAHQNCLLFSSGLYCRNSPQFDDLFGFSVEDVLSEVKRGSKLICSLCKLKGATAGCEVRRCKKSYHYPCAVKDHAEIVEDADRGEYGLYCLNHCPQTQENNGSINGSPSSSTKSRTSKSSSEAGSSKKYCLACKKVEGNISLESSYSSVVMLYCDKHAPASHRRNTSGGSTAAGQPSVYSSDSNSSSSAARSSSKRRLNSTNNHRQEETPSKRKSKGCKRIVSDDSNSVDNVLDSEMAIFAPLEMDLDESANSVPEPQLIRKDTESPIGSTSGNHLEEENKYDNKEEDETFIHSDAESESLLLPVSRPCLVTASTQTASTLLPAVLLKTEAQKEDEDCDIALTVMMASRKLAELVAKQKDELERKQKELQKAAAAMEEAASALRR
- the phf11 gene encoding uncharacterized protein phf11 isoform X1 — its product is MGDGDKVCCVLCQRSEETEITGPLSTNDEVTAHQNCLLFSSGLYCRNSPQFDDLFGFSVEDVLSEVKRGSKLICSLCKLKGATAGCEVRRCKKSYHYPCAVKDHAEIVEDADRGEYGLYCLNHCPQTQENNGSINGSPSSSTKSRTSKSSSEAGSSKKYCLACKKVEGNISLESSYSSVVMLYCDKHAPASHRRNTSGGSTAAGQPSVYSSDSNSSSSAARSSSKRRLNSTNNHRQEETPSKRKSKGCKRIVSDDSNSVDNVLDSEMAIFAPLEMDLDESANSVPEPQLIRKDTESPIGSTSGNHLEEENKYDNKEEDETFIHSDAESESLLLPVSRPCLVTASTQTASTLLPAVLLKTEAQKEDEEPSTYSTSFWKNCNVAGCTQAIFTGFINEMNDISSRIQADQATQEDCDIALTVMMASRKLAELVAKQKDELERKQKELQKAAAAMEEAASALRR